From one Sciurus carolinensis chromosome 9, mSciCar1.2, whole genome shotgun sequence genomic stretch:
- the LOC124993658 gene encoding V-set domain-containing T-cell activation inhibitor 1-like — MSFFLMSVNLLLHLHGAVSTEELRAHPFTDVTLSCHFSFVEGTENLEFSWEREDITEEYEVETDEEYYRFFRYYDFFGIYSKLVYQFHNNREQLEEQNSLYEGRVSVDWAEISEGSLSLLLRNVDFMDEAIYKCSAITPDGRGESTIKLIVEDSEMPQVQFDKIDDEDVVTCVSKGWYLTPNVTWLDRAERDLSNHSTVEVLEEQMNGFHRVFSVLRYPVKLNDKYVCQITETDVNNQPFRVIHKYPSKCKFKKSESWVHFTIKKS; from the exons atgtctttctttttgatgtctgtCAACCTACTTCTACATCTTCATGGTGCAG TGTCCACAGAAGAGTTACGGGCCCACCCCTTCACTGATGTGACCCTCTCCTGCCATTTCTCCTTTGTGGAAGGCACAGAAAATCTTGAGTTTTCTTGGGAAAGAGAAGATATCACAGAGGAATATGAGGTAGAGACTGATGAGGAATATTACCGCTTTTTCAGATACTATGATTTCTTTGGAATTTACTCCAAATTGGTTTACCAGTTTCACAATAACAGAGAGCAACTAGAAGAGCAAAACTCCTTGTATGAGGGAAGAGTCTCTGTAGATTGGGCTGAAATTTCTGAGGGGTCTCTGTCACTTCTTCTAAGAAACGTGGATTTCATGGATGAAGCTATCTACAAGTGCTCAGCCATCACACCAGATGGAAGAGGCGAAAGTACAATTAAGCTAATAGTAGAAG ACTCTGAAATGCCCCAGGTGCAGTTTGACAAGATTGATGATGAGGATGTAGTCACATGCGTCTCTAAGGGCTGGTACCTCACACCCAATGTGACTTGGTTGGACAGAGCAGAGAGGGACCTGAGCAACCATAGTACTGTGGAGGTCCTGGAGGAGCAGATGAATGGCTTCCACAGGGTGTTCTCTGTCTTGAGATACCCAGTCAAGTTAAACGATAAATATGTCTGCCAAATAACAGAGACGGATGTGAATAATCAGCCCTTTAGAGTTATCCACAAGTACCCAAGTAAGTGCAAATTCAAGAAGAGTGAAAGCTGGGTGCATTTCACCATAAAGAAGTCATAA